From the genome of Aquiluna borgnonia:
TGGGTGACCAGAAGCGCCTGCATCTCGAGCATTGACCCGATTCTGACTATGTCCAAGACTTGCTCAAGAAACTCAGGTTCTCTAATGGATCGCTCAAGAGCGTCAAAGATTATTAGCAAAGGTTCGCTAGCACGTTGCTGAGACCGGCGCTCAATTTCGCTGCTCATGCGCTCTAGAAAGGCCGATGGGTGCAAAGCTTTTGTAGCAAAGCCGTAGGAGGGGGACAGCCTTTGAGGAAACTCCGTCACCAGCAAGACCTCGCCCTGAAAAGTGCCACCGATTTCACGTGCCAGAGTGGTCTTACCGCTTCCGGTCGGCCCGACTACCAGCCCGTGGAAAACAACATGGTTCAGCGGGTTTGTTATAAATTCTCCGGAATCAAGTTCGAACAGCGACCCCGCCGGCATATCCCGTCGAGCCTCATCATCGGTGGGCAAAGCCTCGGACTGGGCGGATATGGGACTGCTAATAATTTTTCGCCAGACTCTCGAAAAGTTATCAAGGGCAATTTTCGTCGCCAAACCCTGGCGCGCTGATCTAGCTCGCTTAGCCCTCAGGATGAGAGCTGTAGCCACCAGCACCAGTGAGAGGGTCGTTAGGGCGAATATCAGAGTAAGAATGTCCATCCGCCAAGGATTGCGCCCACCGTCTCGGCTAATGAACCACGAAGAGAAATTGTGGATAACTAGTTATGCACAATTTCTGACTGTGTCGTTTTCGCTCAAATACGATTCGCCATACTTTAGCCATGGACTCAATTTTGCAGGCAAGCGTAAGTTTTGACTCTCCACTGGGTCGACTGAGGGTGGGAGCAACCACCAAGGGCCTAAGTGCAGTGGACTTCGTCAGTCATACTGGCGGGCCGTTGGACTTCAGTGGGGACCCAACCGCCCGCGAACACTGCCTGGCTGCTCGCGACTGGCTGGAGCGCTACTTTGAGGGAGAGCAAAACCCCTATGGGGGCTCTCTAGATTTGCAGGGAACTGTTTTTCAGCAGGAGGTATGGGCTCAGATCAGCCGTGCGGGTTTCGGGGAGACGCTAACCTACGGCGAAATTGCTTCCTCCATAATGCGGCCCTTGGCCTCAAGGGCTGTTGGGGCAGCCGTGGGAGCAAACCCGGTCCCCCTCGTTATTCCCTGTCATCGCGTTCTCGGTTCTGGAGGGAAAATCACCGGTTATTCCGGAGGGGAAGGCATCCCCACCAAACAAAAGCTTCTCAAGCTTGAGGGAATCGAATACCTGGCATGAGTCACACCAGGGTGCACAGTGACGGGATTGAGCGTTGCAACTGGGTAACTAATGACCAGATTTACATCGAATACCACGATCGCGAGTGGGGCACGCCAAACCGCAATCACCAGCAACTCTTTGAAGCGATATGCCTGGAGAGTTTTCAAGCGGGGTTGAGCTGGTTGACCATTCTGAAGCGCCGCGAAGGGTTCCGAAGCGCATTCGAAGGTTTTGAAGTAGATGTGGTGGCTCAATTCGATGAACTGAAAATCGAATCACTCATGCAGAATCCAGAAATCATCAGAAATCGGGCCAAAATTCAGTCAGCAGTAAAAAATGCACGAGTTGTCCTAGATCGCCAAATTGACCTGGTTGAGCTTGTTTGGAGATTCGCCCCAGACCCTATTGCTAAGCATCCAGAGACTTTTGCATGGAGAGCCACAAGTGCTGAGTCCGACGCCCTAAGCAGGGAGCTGAAAAAACTGGGGTTTAGCTTCGTTGGTTCCACCACAATGTATGCCCTGATGCAGTCCAGCGGTTTGATTCAGGACCACGCTCCCGGTTGTTTTCGCAATTTGTGAAATTATTGCGTCGTTGAGCACACCTCAACCATGGGAGACAAATGACTGAACAAGAATTCAACGAACTTTTCCGAGCGCAGCAAGCGGAGCTGACACGCTTCACAACCCGACGCGCGCCAGTGGAGGACGTAGAGGATTTACTCAGTGATTTGTTCGCTCTAGCCTGGCAAAAGCGTGACCTCATCCCAAGGGGCTTGGAGCTCCCCTGGCTCTATAAGTCTGCAAGATTTTTGATTTCCAACCACAACCGGAAGCAGGCGGGACGGCGAATAATTCTTTCCACCCTGCGGGAACCAGAGTGTGCGCCGAGTGCCGAATCGATCGCCCTCGCCGACGTCTCCCTGGCCGCTGCCTGGAAACGGATAGCTCCGAGGGAGCAGGAAATCATCTCGCTGTGGGCCTTTGAGGGCCTGGAGGTAGCCGAAATCGCAACCGTGCTCGGTAGGAGCAAAAATGCGATTGCCATTGCCCTAAGCCGCGCAAAAAGCCGACTGGCCCAAGAACTTGAAATTGAAAATAACTAGGATCTGGTGACACATTATGGATATGGATAAAGAACAAGAGCTTCGCCATCGAATCGCTAACGCAGATCCCGCGCAGGAAGTTGCCCTGCCAGAAAACCTCTTTGATCAAGCTCGGTCTCGAAAACCTCAGAGGCAGCCGAACCCTCGCTCCCTGCAAATTGGAATTGGCGGGATGGCACTGGCGTCCCTAGCTCTAGTTTCAGCTCTGACAATCCCGCAGCTGCTAAAACCGGCTCCACTTTTCACCCTAGCCGCGGGTGGCTCCAGTATCAATGCAGCAGCAGAGACCGCACAGATGGCAGCTGACGCCAAGGCGACCATGTATTGGCCTGGATACATTGAGTATCAGCACACCGCCGACGGGCTATCCGATCAGGGCGGAAAGGGAAAGATTTATCAGGCCCAACTGGTTGGTGCGCCGACTCAGATCCTAGAAAAGCTGATGGCCTACTTCGGCGTTTCTGGCGAGATCAAGCGTGATGAATGGGCCACCGACCTTTACCCCAGTTACAGTGTCCAATCTAAAACTGGAACCGTTGAGACATACCTGAGCATCTACTGGTCAGGCACTGGAAACTGGAACTACTCACAGTACGACTCCAGCCTCTGGGCCTGCAGTGCGACGGAATCTTCCGACTCTGAGAACCAAACGGAAGTTTGTGAGAGCCCTAAACCAACCCCTGAACTCATTCCAACCAAAGAGGAGATGGAAAGCCAGGCCAGAGCCATTTTCGAGGGCCTTGGTGTTACAACAGCCGGCCTCACCTTCAAATCCTTCAGGGATGATTGGGGCGGTTCAGTTTATGCAGATATGAGCCATGAGGGCATGACACTTCCAGTGGCTCTCTCCGTCGGCTGGGATTCACGCGGAGAAATTTCATTTGTCTCGGGAGCTAGCTTTGAGATGGTCGAGCGAGGAGAGTTCAACACAGTCTCTCCGCTAGAAGCTATGAATCGCATTAAAGCCGGCTCCTGGTATGGCTCTCCCCCATCCAGTTACTACGAGAACCAAAGTGTTGGAATCGCACGCGATTCTGCAATTGCGACCGAGGACATTGCTACCGAGGCTGTGGAAGCGGTCGACTCCATCGCTGTGGACGAACCAGCTCCGGACACTCCAGTTGAACCACAGATTGTGCAGTTAGTCGTCAACCGATCCGAGGCCGCAATGCTCGGAGTTTGGGACAGCGTGGGAGGTTTCTGGCTGGTCCCCGGCTACGTGCTGTTCAATGACCAGGGATGGTTCGACTCGATTATCGCCCTGGAAGAAGGCGTCATTGAGCTTCCAAAGTACGAGGAAGTAATGCCTTTGATTGAGCCAGCTCCCCTAACCAAGGAGGACTAAAAGCCCTCTGGGACACTCAGTTCGATCAAATCACCCAACTGGCGGGCCGAAAGGCCTGCCAGTTTTGCTATCTCCGGGATTTGCTGGGCGGACTCCAAGTTGTTCTCTAGGGCGGCCCTGACGAATGCTCCTTTAGCCTTCTTGTTGAAGTGGTTTAGAGCTTTTCCAGATTTGGCATCCAGCACCTCAACAAAATAGCTTTCACGATCTGGAATTGGATTTAGCGCTGCGTAGCTTTTGGAACGCATATCCAGTATTGGTCCAATCATTCTTGGCCAAACCGCTTCGTGGGCCTGCTGCCAAAGCTTGGCCAGATTCACCCCTGGAACTTTCGCTCCGGCTGAGAATCGATAATAGGGAATATGCTCTGAGGCGGGCAAAAGTCCGAACAGGGCCGACTGAATAAACAAATTAGTTCTGACGCGCTGCTTGGCAGAGTCCGAAAGGGTTTGGTAGTCAAGGGCGTCGTAAAGCGTCCCGGTGTACCGCTCAATGGCGGGCATTGTTGGCGCCTGCATCAAATTTCGCATTGCGAGCAAATCTGCCTCGGGATTTTTACCCAACTTCAGGGCTGCAATCGCTTTGGTTTTCGATTTCAGCTCGCGACTTAGCTTCTGAATCAGTAGGTCCCTCGCAGGGTCGAGGGCCGCCCAAATGATGGCCTGTCTATTCATAGAAATGCCAACGCCGCCAGAGCGTTTCGTCTCTGACGGCGGAAGCAGAATAAGCATTAGCTGACCAGCGTTGCGTCCCTAACAACCAGGGTTACTGTGTCGGACTCAATCGAGAGGAATCCGCCCTGAGTGGTCTCGGCCACAACGGGCTGGCCCTCAGCCAGGGAGATTCGAATCTGGCCGGGAACCATGATCGCAAGCATTGGCTCGTGACCTGACAGCAAACCGATTTCACCCTCGGCGGTCTTAGCGACCACCATGGTTGCTGAGCCTGACCAGATCTTGCGATCTGCGGCCACTAGGTCTACGTTCAGCTCTCTTGCCACTACTTCAGATCCTTCTGGATTCGGTCGTAGGCCTTCATGACGTCGTCAATGCCACCGCAGTTGAAGAACGCCTGCTCTGGAACGTGGTCTAGGTCACCGTTGGCAATCATCGAGAAGCCCTCGATGGTGTCCTTCAGCGGAACGGTTGAACCTGGCACCGAGGTGAACTTGGTCGCCATGTAGGTGTTCTGAGATAGGAACTGCTGGATGCGGCGAGCGCGGGATACGGTGATCTTGTCCTCTTCGGAAAGCTCCTCGACACCCAGAATCGCGATGATTTCCTGGAGCTCCTTGTTCTTCTGCAGAATCGCCTTCACGCGGATTGCGGTCGCGTAGTGATCTGCCGAAATGTAGGCAGGGTTCAAAATACGTGAGGTGGAGGTTAGCGGGTCTACGGCTGGGTACAGACCCTTGGCAGCAATCTCACGGCTTAGCTCAGTGGTTGCGTCCAAGTGAGCAAAGGTGGTTGCTGGTGCTGGGTCGGTGTAGTCGTCGGCAGGAACGTAGATTGCCTGCAGTGAGGTGATGGAGTGACCGCGGGTGGAGGTAATTCGCTCCTGCAGTAGACCCATCTCATCGGCCAGGTTTGGCTGGTATCCCACGGCGGAAGGCATGCGGCCCAGCAGCGTGGAAACCTCAGAACCTGCCTGAGTAAAACGGAAGATGTTGTCGATGAACAACAGCACGTCCTGACCCTGAACGTCGCGGAAGTACTCCGCCATGGTCAGTGCCGACAGTGCGACGCGGAGACGGGTCCCTGGTGGCTCATCCATCTGGCCGAAGACCAGCGCGGTCTTCTCCAAAACGCCGGCTTCCTTCATCTCCTCGATTAGGTCGTTACCCTCACGAGTACGCTCACCAACACCAGCGAATACAGAAACACCATCGTGGTTTTCGGCTACGCGGTAGATCATTTCCTGGATTAGAACGGTCTTACCAACACCGGCTCCACCGAAAAGACCGATCTTTCCACCCTGAACGTAAGGGGTCAGTAGGTCGATGACCTTGATGCCGGTCTCGAACATCTGGGTCTTGGACTCAAGCTGGTCGAAGGCTGGTGGGGTGCGGTGGATTGGCCAGCGCTCGGTAATCTCAACACGGTCACCTGGCTCTCCATTGAGGATCTCACCGATAACGTTGAAAACTTTGCCCTTGGTCACATCGCCAACCGGCACCGAGATTGGTAGCCCGGTGTCGTGCACGATACCACCGCGGACCAGGCCGTCAGTTGGCTTCAGCGC
Proteins encoded in this window:
- a CDS encoding YaaA family protein, encoding MLILLPPSETKRSGGVGISMNRQAIIWAALDPARDLLIQKLSRELKSKTKAIAALKLGKNPEADLLAMRNLMQAPTMPAIERYTGTLYDALDYQTLSDSAKQRVRTNLFIQSALFGLLPASEHIPYYRFSAGAKVPGVNLAKLWQQAHEAVWPRMIGPILDMRSKSYAALNPIPDRESYFVEVLDAKSGKALNHFNKKAKGAFVRAALENNLESAQQIPEIAKLAGLSARQLGDLIELSVPEGF
- a CDS encoding RNA polymerase sigma factor, with product MTEQEFNELFRAQQAELTRFTTRRAPVEDVEDLLSDLFALAWQKRDLIPRGLELPWLYKSARFLISNHNRKQAGRRIILSTLREPECAPSAESIALADVSLAAAWKRIAPREQEIISLWAFEGLEVAEIATVLGRSKNAIAIALSRAKSRLAQELEIENN
- a CDS encoding methylated-DNA--[protein]-cysteine S-methyltransferase — encoded protein: MDSILQASVSFDSPLGRLRVGATTKGLSAVDFVSHTGGPLDFSGDPTAREHCLAARDWLERYFEGEQNPYGGSLDLQGTVFQQEVWAQISRAGFGETLTYGEIASSIMRPLASRAVGAAVGANPVPLVIPCHRVLGSGGKITGYSGGEGIPTKQKLLKLEGIEYLA
- a CDS encoding F0F1 ATP synthase subunit epsilon, with the translated sequence MARELNVDLVAADRKIWSGSATMVVAKTAEGEIGLLSGHEPMLAIMVPGQIRISLAEGQPVVAETTQGGFLSIESDTVTLVVRDATLVS
- a CDS encoding DNA-3-methyladenine glycosylase I — protein: MSHTRVHSDGIERCNWVTNDQIYIEYHDREWGTPNRNHQQLFEAICLESFQAGLSWLTILKRREGFRSAFEGFEVDVVAQFDELKIESLMQNPEIIRNRAKIQSAVKNARVVLDRQIDLVELVWRFAPDPIAKHPETFAWRATSAESDALSRELKKLGFSFVGSTTMYALMQSSGLIQDHAPGCFRNL
- the atpD gene encoding F0F1 ATP synthase subunit beta translates to MAESTKTATGRIARVTGPVVDIEFPHDAIPDIYNALTTEIAFGDQKSTLTLEVAQHLGDDLVRAIALKPTDGLVRGGIVHDTGLPISVPVGDVTKGKVFNVIGEILNGEPGDRVEITERWPIHRTPPAFDQLESKTQMFETGIKVIDLLTPYVQGGKIGLFGGAGVGKTVLIQEMIYRVAENHDGVSVFAGVGERTREGNDLIEEMKEAGVLEKTALVFGQMDEPPGTRLRVALSALTMAEYFRDVQGQDVLLFIDNIFRFTQAGSEVSTLLGRMPSAVGYQPNLADEMGLLQERITSTRGHSITSLQAIYVPADDYTDPAPATTFAHLDATTELSREIAAKGLYPAVDPLTSTSRILNPAYISADHYATAIRVKAILQKNKELQEIIAILGVEELSEEDKITVSRARRIQQFLSQNTYMATKFTSVPGSTVPLKDTIEGFSMIANGDLDHVPEQAFFNCGGIDDVMKAYDRIQKDLK